In Devosia sp. 1566, a single genomic region encodes these proteins:
- a CDS encoding Tex family protein, with the protein MSELDTRIAAQIATEVGARPAQVGAAVELLDGGATVPFIARYRKEVTGGLDDTQLRLLAERLTYLRELEARRAAILKSINEQGKLTPQLTASITGAATKAELEDFYLPFKPKRRTKAEIARERGLGPLAEAILANRNADPAVLAQAYLNEHVPGTKEALEGARDIVVEGLTENAGLLGQLRSYMRDKAMLSAKVLKGKEEAGAKFSDYFAHSERWNKVAGHRALAMMRGRDEEFLSLDIEVDADLPDPVKPAERLVAGALKAQGNSAGDNWLREVAGWAWRTRLRASLSVDLMVELRERAEAEAISVFARNLKDLLLAAPAGARATMGLDPGIRTGVKVAVIDPTGKVLDTATIYPFQPRNDVVGAQAAIQALIQKHRVELIAIGNGTGSRETEKLVADLIERLPAPKPTKVIVSEAGASVYSASQLAATEFPNLDVSLRGAVSIARRLQDPLAELVKIEPKAIGVGQYQHDVDQNRLGRSLDAVVEDAVNAVGVDLNTASAPLLARISGLGGSVAEAIVSYRDANGPFQSRKALLKVPRLGQRTFEQSAGFLRITDGTEPLDASSVHPEAYGVARRIVAACGRDLRTLMGDKAALAGLDPKSFVDERFGLPTVRDILAELEKPGRDPRPAFKTATFAEGVDDIKHLKPGMMLEGTVTNVAAFGAFVDIGVHQDGLVHVSQLADKFVKDPHEVVKAGDVVKVRVVEVDLPRKRIGLTMRRDGEAAAPRERGREQPMRPSQRPPQEAKRSTGSLGDMLSAAMRNKK; encoded by the coding sequence ATGTCCGAACTCGACACCCGCATTGCCGCCCAGATCGCCACCGAGGTGGGGGCCCGCCCGGCCCAGGTTGGTGCGGCGGTGGAACTGCTCGATGGTGGCGCCACGGTGCCCTTTATCGCGCGCTACCGCAAGGAAGTGACGGGCGGGCTCGATGACACGCAGTTGCGGCTCCTCGCCGAGCGGCTGACCTATCTGCGCGAACTCGAAGCGCGGCGGGCGGCGATCCTTAAATCGATCAACGAGCAGGGCAAGCTCACCCCCCAGCTCACCGCCTCCATCACGGGCGCGGCGACCAAGGCGGAACTGGAAGACTTCTACCTGCCCTTCAAGCCCAAGCGGCGCACCAAGGCGGAGATTGCGCGCGAGCGCGGGCTGGGGCCACTGGCAGAGGCCATTCTCGCCAATCGCAATGCCGACCCGGCAGTGCTGGCACAAGCTTACCTCAACGAACACGTACCCGGCACCAAGGAAGCGCTGGAGGGCGCGCGCGATATCGTGGTCGAGGGACTGACCGAGAATGCCGGTCTGCTCGGGCAATTGCGCAGCTATATGCGTGACAAGGCGATGCTGAGCGCCAAGGTGCTTAAGGGCAAGGAAGAGGCCGGGGCCAAGTTCTCGGACTATTTTGCCCATTCGGAACGCTGGAACAAGGTCGCCGGCCACCGCGCGCTGGCGATGATGCGCGGACGCGACGAGGAATTTCTGAGCCTCGACATCGAGGTGGACGCTGACCTGCCCGACCCCGTCAAGCCGGCCGAGCGACTGGTGGCGGGCGCGCTCAAGGCGCAGGGCAATAGCGCGGGCGACAACTGGCTGCGCGAGGTTGCCGGCTGGGCCTGGCGGACGCGGCTGCGTGCGTCCTTGTCGGTGGACCTGATGGTGGAACTGCGCGAGCGGGCTGAAGCCGAGGCCATTTCCGTGTTCGCCCGCAACCTCAAGGACCTGCTGCTCGCGGCTCCCGCTGGCGCTCGGGCCACGATGGGGCTCGATCCCGGCATCCGCACCGGGGTCAAGGTCGCGGTGATCGACCCCACCGGCAAGGTGCTCGATACGGCGACGATCTACCCGTTCCAGCCCCGCAACGACGTGGTGGGGGCGCAAGCGGCTATCCAGGCGCTGATCCAGAAGCATCGGGTTGAACTGATCGCCATCGGCAATGGCACGGGCAGCCGGGAAACCGAAAAGCTCGTCGCCGACCTCATCGAACGCCTGCCCGCGCCCAAACCCACCAAGGTGATCGTTTCGGAAGCGGGGGCTTCGGTTTATTCGGCCTCCCAGCTTGCGGCGACCGAGTTCCCCAATCTTGATGTGTCACTGCGGGGGGCGGTTTCCATCGCCCGGCGCCTGCAGGATCCGCTGGCCGAGCTGGTCAAGATCGAGCCCAAGGCCATCGGGGTCGGGCAATACCAGCATGATGTGGACCAGAACCGGCTCGGGCGCTCGCTCGATGCGGTGGTGGAAGATGCGGTGAATGCCGTGGGCGTTGATCTCAACACCGCTTCGGCGCCGCTCCTTGCGCGGATTTCGGGGCTTGGCGGCTCGGTTGCCGAAGCCATTGTCAGCTATCGCGATGCCAACGGGCCGTTCCAGTCGCGCAAGGCGCTGCTCAAGGTGCCGCGGCTGGGCCAACGCACTTTCGAGCAAAGCGCGGGGTTCTTGCGCATCACCGATGGCACCGAGCCGCTCGATGCCTCCTCAGTTCACCCCGAGGCCTATGGCGTCGCGCGCCGGATCGTTGCGGCCTGCGGGCGGGATTTGCGCACGTTGATGGGGGACAAGGCGGCGCTGGCCGGGCTTGATCCCAAGAGCTTTGTCGATGAGCGGTTCGGCCTGCCCACTGTACGCGATATTTTGGCGGAGCTGGAAAAGCCCGGCCGCGACCCGCGCCCGGCGTTCAAGACCGCGACCTTTGCCGAAGGCGTCGATGACATCAAGCATCTCAAGCCGGGCATGATGCTGGAAGGCACGGTGACCAATGTCGCCGCCTTCGGCGCCTTCGTGGATATCGGCGTGCACCAGGACGGGCTGGTGCATGTTTCCCAGTTGGCCGACAAATTCGTCAAGGACCCCCATGAGGTGGTCAAGGCGGGGGACGTTGTGAAGGTGCGGGTGGTGGAAGTGGACCTGCCGCGCAAGCGCATCGGACTGACCATGCGCAGGGATGGCGAGGCCGCCGCGCCGCGCGAACGTGGTCGCGAGCAGCCAATGCGCCCCAGCCAGCGCCCGCCGCAGGAGGCCAAGCGCAGCACCGGCTCGCTGGGCGACATGCTGAGCGCTGCGATGCGCAACAAGAAGTAG
- a CDS encoding SDR family oxidoreductase, translated as MTDRLTMQDPRSQYPKPPFPRQPQPVPGLAGKMDPVPDHGETSYQGSGKLKGRKALITGGDSGIGRAAAIAYAREGADVAISFLEAESADAQEVIKLIEAEGRKAIALPGDITDENWCQQLVSQAVEGLGGLDILVINAGRQQNRESIDKVTSADFDKTMKTNLYAMHWIAQAAVPHLKPGAAVITTASIQAYEPSAILLDYATTKAGIVAYTKALSKQLIENGVRVNSVAPGPFWTPLQSSGGQPEEKVMQMGSDSAFGRPGQPVELAPIYVLLASQEASYITGEVFGVTGGAGIA; from the coding sequence ATGACCGACCGCCTCACCATGCAGGACCCGCGCAGCCAATATCCCAAGCCCCCGTTTCCCCGCCAGCCGCAGCCCGTGCCCGGCCTCGCCGGCAAGATGGATCCGGTGCCCGACCACGGCGAAACCTCCTACCAGGGCTCGGGCAAGCTCAAGGGCCGCAAGGCGCTGATCACCGGCGGCGACTCCGGCATCGGCCGTGCTGCTGCCATCGCCTATGCGCGCGAAGGCGCCGACGTTGCGATCTCCTTCCTCGAAGCCGAATCCGCCGACGCGCAGGAGGTGATCAAGCTGATCGAAGCCGAAGGGCGCAAAGCCATCGCGCTTCCCGGCGACATCACCGATGAAAACTGGTGCCAGCAGCTGGTGAGCCAGGCCGTCGAGGGGCTGGGCGGGCTCGATATCCTCGTCATCAATGCCGGCCGGCAGCAGAACCGCGAGTCGATTGACAAGGTCACCTCGGCCGATTTCGACAAGACGATGAAGACCAATCTCTACGCCATGCACTGGATCGCCCAGGCCGCCGTGCCCCATCTCAAGCCCGGCGCCGCCGTGATCACCACGGCCTCGATCCAGGCCTATGAGCCCTCCGCCATCCTGCTCGATTATGCCACCACCAAGGCCGGGATCGTCGCCTATACCAAGGCCCTCTCCAAGCAGCTGATCGAGAATGGCGTGCGGGTCAATTCCGTGGCCCCCGGCCCGTTCTGGACGCCCCTGCAGTCGAGCGGCGGCCAGCCCGAAGAAAAGGTCATGCAGATGGGCTCGGACAGCGCCTTTGGCCGCCCGGGCCAACCCGTCGAGCTGGCCCCGATCTATGTGCTGCTCGCGTCCCAGGAAGCCAGCTACATCACCGGCGAAGTGTTTGGCGTCACCGGCGGCGCCGGCATCGCCTGA
- a CDS encoding ABC transporter substrate-binding protein: MKSVLLGTVASALCLTIAAASAGEIAVIVKTTNSNFWQNVNKGAAAALEGNSEHTLSFDGPASEAAVADQVNLVENAVNRGVAGIVLAPSDPEALVPVVRRANEAGIPVAIIDSALGESGAGLYQTFLSTDNCKAGEMAAQAVIDGAGTTGKVAVMSYVAGVGSEIGRVGCFTEYLKGNSELEIVGPYYSQSQMATALNQTTDVLAANPDLVAIFGANEPTAIGMGRAIVQAGKAGQLTAIGFDGNEDLQAFVKDGTLSGILVQGSYQMGELGVQAVLDLLGGKTLEEQIDTGVVLVTKDNIDQPEAQNVLY; the protein is encoded by the coding sequence ATGAAATCTGTCCTGCTCGGCACCGTCGCATCCGCGCTTTGCCTCACCATCGCCGCCGCTTCGGCCGGCGAAATCGCCGTGATCGTCAAGACCACCAACTCGAACTTCTGGCAGAACGTCAACAAGGGCGCTGCCGCCGCACTCGAAGGCAATTCCGAGCACACGCTGAGCTTTGACGGCCCCGCTTCGGAAGCCGCAGTGGCCGACCAGGTTAACCTGGTGGAAAACGCGGTCAATCGCGGCGTCGCGGGCATCGTCCTGGCCCCTTCCGACCCCGAAGCACTGGTGCCGGTCGTGCGCCGCGCCAACGAAGCGGGCATTCCCGTTGCCATCATCGACTCCGCCTTGGGCGAAAGCGGCGCAGGCCTCTACCAGACGTTCCTTTCCACCGATAACTGCAAGGCCGGCGAGATGGCCGCTCAGGCCGTGATCGATGGCGCCGGCACCACCGGCAAGGTTGCCGTCATGTCTTATGTCGCCGGTGTTGGCTCGGAAATCGGCCGCGTCGGCTGCTTCACCGAATATCTCAAGGGCAATAGCGAGCTCGAAATCGTCGGCCCCTATTACTCCCAGTCCCAGATGGCCACCGCGCTCAACCAGACCACCGACGTGCTGGCCGCCAATCCCGACCTGGTGGCGATCTTCGGCGCCAATGAGCCCACCGCCATCGGCATGGGCCGCGCCATCGTGCAGGCCGGCAAGGCCGGCCAGCTCACCGCTATCGGCTTTGACGGCAACGAGGACCTCCAGGCCTTTGTCAAGGACGGCACGCTCTCTGGCATTCTCGTCCAGGGCTCCTATCAGATGGGCGAGCTGGGCGTGCAGGCCGTGCTCGATCTTCTGGGCGGCAAAACCCTCGAGGAGCAGATCGATACCGGCGTCGTCCTTGTCACCAAGGACAATATCGACCAGCCCGAAGCGCAGAACGTGCTGTACTAA
- a CDS encoding zinc-binding alcohol dehydrogenase family protein, with protein MNEAVQVNALGTMTAGTCVEPGLFELRQLPRPSEAPEGWALVDIAAVGLCGTDYHIFEGKHPYLQYPRVIGHELSGRLVEAAGDMAAGELVVINPYVSCGTCRACSRGKPNCCTRIEVLGVHRDGGLCSRIAVPIGNLYPATGLSDLQAAMVEFLAIGAHAVARSELAAGDRVLVTGAGPIGLGVALFARLAGAEVHLLDLSPRRLELAGKRFGFEHLHSDPGSILAGDLADGFDVVFDATGSARAIEAGFALLAHGSTYVLVSVVKDDIRFSDAEFHKRETRIVGSRNALRADFERVMAAIRAGQIDTSALLSEEIALVDLPRRFAELAEDRESLIKAVVRP; from the coding sequence ATGAACGAGGCCGTTCAGGTCAACGCGTTGGGCACCATGACCGCCGGCACCTGCGTGGAGCCGGGGTTGTTCGAGCTGCGCCAGCTTCCCCGTCCATCCGAAGCGCCGGAAGGCTGGGCCTTGGTGGACATTGCCGCTGTCGGGCTGTGCGGCACCGATTACCATATCTTTGAGGGCAAGCACCCTTATCTGCAATATCCTCGGGTGATCGGGCACGAGCTCTCAGGTCGGCTGGTCGAGGCGGCCGGGGACATGGCCGCGGGCGAGCTCGTCGTCATCAACCCCTATGTCTCCTGCGGCACCTGCCGCGCCTGCAGCCGGGGCAAGCCCAATTGCTGCACCCGGATTGAAGTTCTCGGTGTGCATCGTGACGGCGGCTTGTGCAGCCGCATCGCCGTACCCATCGGCAATCTTTATCCCGCCACCGGTCTCTCCGATCTGCAGGCGGCCATGGTCGAGTTCCTCGCCATTGGCGCCCATGCCGTAGCGCGCTCAGAACTGGCCGCCGGCGACCGTGTGCTCGTGACCGGCGCCGGCCCGATCGGACTGGGCGTGGCGCTGTTCGCCCGGCTCGCGGGTGCCGAAGTGCACCTGCTCGATCTGAGCCCTCGGCGGCTGGAGCTGGCCGGCAAGCGCTTTGGCTTTGAGCATCTCCATAGCGATCCTGGCAGCATTCTTGCTGGCGATCTCGCCGATGGTTTCGATGTCGTGTTCGATGCCACGGGCTCCGCTCGCGCCATCGAGGCCGGCTTTGCTCTCCTTGCGCATGGGTCCACCTATGTGCTGGTCAGCGTCGTCAAGGACGACATCCGCTTTAGCGACGCCGAGTTCCACAAGCGCGAAACCCGTATCGTCGGCAGCCGCAATGCCCTGCGCGCCGATTTCGAGCGGGTGATGGCCGCGATTCGGGCGGGGCAGATCGATACATCAGCCCTCTTGTCCGAAGAGATCGCCCTTGTCGATTTGCCCCGCCGCTTTGCCGAACTTGCGGAGGATCGGGAAAGCCTGATCAAGGCTGTGGTTCGGCCATGA
- a CDS encoding ATP-binding cassette domain-containing protein, translating into MTTPLVEMINIEKHFGGVCAVNGVSLDLHAGEVVGLLGHNGAGKSCLMRILSGAMTPSAGEIRIRGEVASLNSPTDARDQGIETIYQTLALAEHLDAPANLFLGRELRTRWGNLDDKRMLEESKRVLARLNPNFRNLTDAVARLSGGQRQVIAIARAIYFDAKILIMDEPTAALGPAETAMVGELIKQLRDEGLGIFLISHDMHDVFDLCDRVVVMNRGEKVGSHAIGEVSKDDVLSLIIKGALPDNWQSRQQGVLQ; encoded by the coding sequence ATGACCACGCCATTGGTTGAGATGATCAATATCGAGAAGCACTTTGGCGGCGTTTGCGCGGTCAACGGCGTCAGCCTTGATCTGCATGCCGGCGAAGTGGTGGGCCTGCTCGGCCACAATGGCGCGGGCAAGTCCTGCCTCATGCGCATCCTCTCGGGCGCCATGACTCCGAGCGCGGGGGAAATCCGCATCCGGGGGGAAGTTGCCTCCCTTAACTCCCCCACCGATGCCCGCGACCAGGGTATTGAAACCATTTACCAGACCCTGGCTTTGGCCGAACATCTCGATGCGCCGGCCAACCTCTTTCTCGGGCGCGAATTGCGCACGCGTTGGGGCAATCTCGATGACAAGCGCATGCTTGAGGAATCCAAGCGTGTCTTGGCGCGGCTCAACCCCAATTTCCGCAACCTGACCGATGCTGTGGCGCGCCTTTCGGGCGGCCAGCGCCAGGTCATTGCCATCGCCCGCGCGATCTATTTCGACGCCAAGATCCTCATCATGGACGAGCCTACCGCGGCGCTCGGGCCGGCCGAAACCGCCATGGTGGGCGAACTCATCAAGCAGCTGCGCGACGAGGGCCTGGGCATCTTCCTCATCAGCCACGACATGCACGACGTGTTCGACCTTTGCGACCGCGTCGTCGTGATGAACCGCGGCGAAAAAGTGGGCTCCCACGCCATCGGCGAGGTCAGCAAGGACGACGTGCTCAGCCTCATCATCAAGGGCGCGCTGCCCGACAACTGGCAGTCGCGCCAACAAGGAGTTCTGCAATGA
- a CDS encoding ABC transporter permease, which translates to MAAVQSTTGTSWSTGRINGETLHKLSALFTLAILIAVFAFGNAAFLSVNNGLTVLLQTSVIALLGIGMTMVIITGGIDLSVGAVLALSGTATGMLVKAGVPVPLGMLAGVGVGALCGLANGLVITKLKITPFVATLGMMLIARGTALQLTGAAPISQLGEAFGWLGNGALWRMVEKLPNGLSRVVFPGIPYPVILLVIIALVAAYVLRRRPLGRHLYATGSNEEAARLAGVNVDRTKIAAYMLSGGLAGVAGNVLMSRLVTAQPNEGVMYELDAIASAVIGGASLMGGVGTISGTLIGAFIIGVLRNGLNMAGVSSFIQQIVIGIVVILAVFIDQLRHR; encoded by the coding sequence ATGGCGGCCGTCCAAAGCACCACCGGCACATCCTGGTCCACGGGCCGGATCAACGGGGAAACGCTGCACAAGCTCTCCGCCTTGTTCACGCTGGCTATCCTCATTGCCGTGTTCGCCTTCGGCAATGCAGCCTTCCTGTCGGTTAATAACGGCCTGACCGTTTTGCTGCAGACCTCGGTGATCGCGCTCTTGGGCATCGGCATGACCATGGTCATCATCACCGGCGGCATCGATCTGTCCGTGGGCGCAGTGCTCGCTCTCTCGGGAACAGCCACCGGCATGCTGGTCAAGGCCGGCGTTCCCGTGCCGCTCGGCATGCTGGCCGGCGTCGGGGTAGGGGCCCTTTGCGGCCTTGCCAATGGTCTGGTCATCACCAAGCTCAAGATCACGCCCTTTGTCGCCACACTCGGCATGATGTTGATCGCGCGCGGCACTGCGCTGCAGCTGACCGGCGCCGCGCCGATTTCGCAGCTGGGCGAGGCCTTTGGGTGGCTGGGCAATGGCGCGCTTTGGCGCATGGTCGAAAAGCTGCCCAATGGCCTGTCGCGCGTCGTCTTTCCGGGTATCCCCTACCCAGTCATTCTTCTCGTTATCATCGCCCTCGTTGCCGCCTATGTGCTGCGCCGCCGCCCGTTGGGGCGGCATCTCTATGCCACGGGCTCCAACGAGGAAGCGGCGCGGCTGGCAGGCGTCAATGTCGATCGCACCAAGATCGCCGCTTATATGCTGTCGGGCGGTCTCGCCGGAGTTGCGGGCAATGTGCTGATGTCGCGCCTCGTGACCGCCCAGCCCAATGAAGGGGTAATGTACGAGCTCGACGCCATCGCTTCGGCGGTGATCGGCGGCGCTTCCCTCATGGGTGGTGTCGGCACCATTTCGGGCACCCTGATCGGCGCCTTCATCATCGGCGTGCTGCGCAATGGCCTCAACATGGCCGGTGTTTCATCCTTCATCCAGCAGATCGTCATCGGCATCGTGGTGATCCTGGCTGTCTTTATCGATCAGTTGCGCCACCGATGA
- a CDS encoding GntR family transcriptional regulator — protein sequence MARTDERFREAFNSLLDRCEALVPGDQLPAELALAADLEVSRTVVRAALERMQAEGLIEWNGRQKTLVRLPKATDRLAVQADQISPEELERQFLDWILRFDVAPRTALNVTYLAKTFRVTAYGLQEFLASLSRFGLVRRRPRGGWELVGFTRDYAVELSDFRMVLELNAVSHVISLPPSDPIWDRLAVLEADHRQLAAEIDTRYHDFSLLDERFHTTIGKTVRNRFASEFQKVITLVFHYHYQWDKKDERERNTAAVGEHLRLIEALQARDEQAALAAAREHLQTSKQTLLNSLRIHALP from the coding sequence GTGGCCCGAACAGATGAGCGCTTTCGCGAAGCTTTCAACAGCTTGCTGGATCGTTGCGAGGCGCTTGTACCAGGCGACCAATTGCCAGCCGAACTGGCGCTGGCGGCCGACCTGGAGGTCAGTCGCACCGTGGTGCGGGCCGCGCTTGAGCGTATGCAGGCCGAAGGCTTGATCGAGTGGAATGGCCGGCAAAAGACCTTGGTGCGTTTGCCCAAGGCGACCGACAGGCTGGCGGTGCAGGCCGACCAGATTTCCCCCGAGGAGCTTGAGCGGCAGTTTCTTGACTGGATCTTGCGGTTCGACGTGGCGCCCAGAACCGCGCTCAACGTCACCTATCTGGCCAAGACCTTCCGGGTCACTGCCTATGGCTTGCAGGAGTTTTTGGCTTCACTCAGCCGTTTTGGGCTGGTGCGGCGGCGCCCGAGAGGCGGCTGGGAGCTGGTGGGGTTCACCCGGGACTATGCCGTTGAACTGTCCGACTTCCGCATGGTGCTTGAGCTCAATGCGGTTTCCCATGTGATTTCCTTGCCGCCGAGCGATCCCATCTGGGATCGGCTTGCCGTGCTCGAGGCGGATCACCGGCAACTCGCCGCTGAGATCGATACGCGCTACCATGATTTTTCGCTGCTCGATGAGCGCTTCCACACCACGATCGGCAAAACGGTGCGGAACCGTTTTGCCAGCGAGTTCCAGAAGGTCATCACCCTCGTTTTTCACTACCATTACCAGTGGGACAAAAAGGACGAGCGCGAGCGCAACACGGCTGCGGTGGGCGAGCATTTGCGGCTGATTGAGGCCTTGCAGGCGCGCGACGAGCAGGCAGCCCTCGCAGCTGCCCGGGAGCATCTGCAGACCTCCAAGCAGACCCTGCTCAATTCGCTCCGCATTCATGCCCTGCCCTGA
- a CDS encoding sugar-binding transcriptional regulator: MQLTPGEHPFDQTLVRVAWLYFKEGRTQAEIADLLSTNRPRINKLINDARRTGLVTITLNTSLTSCIELEQELMTEFGLERAIILPTPKDPDMVPVLIGEATAQYLMQLLSSNEVSGVGTAWGATLREMVRFVPAAKYPQLCVSSVIGGLTRGLAINTFDIASDLARQLNAECAYLAAPVYADSAQSRDAILNQREFQSAFDRIARNDIILVSIGDLSDRSLLMRYGLPQDVELQSLLDAGAVGDILGQFINRDGALIDHEINSRAVALPLAILAKVPRVIFAAGGLSKAAAIAGALRSRMGSALVCDEDTARKALALTRER; this comes from the coding sequence ATGCAATTGACGCCAGGCGAGCATCCTTTTGACCAAACCCTGGTGCGCGTCGCCTGGCTTTATTTCAAGGAAGGGCGCACGCAGGCCGAGATAGCCGATCTGCTCTCGACCAATCGCCCGCGCATCAACAAGCTGATCAATGATGCGCGGCGCACCGGGCTTGTGACCATCACGCTCAACACCAGCCTGACCAGTTGCATCGAGCTCGAGCAGGAACTGATGACGGAGTTCGGGCTGGAGCGGGCCATCATTCTGCCCACCCCCAAGGACCCCGACATGGTGCCGGTGCTGATCGGGGAAGCCACCGCGCAATATCTGATGCAGCTCCTCAGCAGCAACGAGGTCTCGGGCGTCGGCACCGCCTGGGGCGCGACCTTGCGCGAGATGGTGCGCTTCGTGCCCGCCGCCAAATATCCCCAGCTTTGCGTCAGCTCGGTGATCGGCGGCCTCACCCGCGGGCTGGCCATCAACACCTTCGATATCGCTAGCGATCTGGCCCGCCAGCTCAATGCCGAATGCGCTTATCTCGCCGCGCCGGTTTATGCCGACAGTGCCCAGTCGCGCGACGCCATCCTCAACCAACGCGAGTTTCAAAGCGCCTTTGACCGCATCGCTCGGAACGACATCATCCTCGTCAGTATCGGGGACCTGTCGGATCGCTCACTGCTGATGCGCTATGGCCTGCCCCAGGACGTGGAGCTGCAGTCGCTCCTTGATGCCGGCGCGGTCGGCGATATCCTGGGCCAGTTCATCAACCGGGACGGCGCCCTGATCGACCACGAGATCAACAGCCGGGCCGTTGCTCTTCCCCTCGCCATCCTCGCCAAGGTGCCTCGTGTCATCTTTGCCGCCGGCGGCTTGTCCAAGGCCGCCGCTATTGCCGGGGCCCTGCGCTCCCGCATGGGTAGCGCCCTGGTCTGCGACGAAGACACCGCTCGCAAGGCGCTTGCACTAACGCGGGAGAGGTAG
- the ugpC gene encoding sn-glycerol-3-phosphate ABC transporter ATP-binding protein UgpC, with protein sequence MASIELENLRKRYGNVEAVKGVSLSIEDGEMIVLVGPSGCGKSTLLRMVAGLESISSGVLRISDKDVSTVEPADRDIAMVFQNYALYPHMSVRENLSYGLRNRHYSKADIASRVEEAARILEIGPLLDRRPGQLSGGQRQRVAMGRAIVRNPAAFLFDEPLSNLDAKLRVQMRVEIRKLQRRLRTTSIYVTHDQMEAMTLADRLVVMNAGRIEQIGTPMEVYRTPATLFVASFIGSPPMNLLPIKALEPAAAGHPIYDPAADIVGVRPDSLSLVQPTAPAISFTGVVELVEPLGNEFHVHLRMDGYADPLVASLDDASGIKDGKTITLWAEHAALHQFNAETTQRIATQ encoded by the coding sequence ATGGCCAGCATCGAGCTTGAAAACCTGCGCAAGCGCTACGGAAATGTTGAGGCGGTAAAAGGGGTTAGCCTCAGCATCGAGGATGGCGAGATGATCGTCCTGGTGGGGCCCTCGGGTTGTGGAAAATCGACGCTGCTGCGCATGGTGGCCGGGCTCGAATCGATCAGTTCGGGCGTTCTGCGCATCAGCGACAAGGATGTGAGCACGGTCGAACCGGCCGATCGGGACATCGCCATGGTGTTCCAGAACTACGCGCTGTACCCGCATATGTCGGTGCGCGAGAACCTCTCCTACGGCCTGCGCAATCGCCATTATTCCAAGGCCGATATTGCCAGCCGGGTGGAAGAAGCCGCGCGCATTCTCGAGATCGGCCCCTTGCTCGATCGCCGTCCTGGACAGCTTTCGGGCGGGCAGCGCCAGCGCGTGGCCATGGGGCGCGCCATTGTCCGCAACCCTGCCGCGTTCCTCTTTGACGAGCCCTTGTCCAACCTCGACGCCAAACTGCGCGTGCAGATGCGGGTGGAAATCCGCAAGCTGCAGCGCCGCCTGCGCACGACTTCCATTTACGTCACCCACGACCAGATGGAGGCCATGACCCTTGCCGACCGGCTGGTGGTGATGAATGCCGGCCGGATCGAGCAGATCGGCACGCCCATGGAGGTCTACCGGACCCCCGCGACCCTGTTTGTCGCGAGCTTTATCGGCTCCCCGCCGATGAACCTTTTGCCGATCAAGGCGCTGGAACCGGCTGCGGCCGGTCATCCCATCTATGATCCTGCGGCCGACATCGTGGGCGTTCGTCCGGACTCGCTTTCGTTGGTCCAGCCTACCGCTCCCGCCATCAGCTTCACCGGCGTCGTGGAACTGGTGGAGCCGCTGGGCAACGAGTTCCATGTGCATCTACGAATGGACGGCTATGCCGATCCGCTGGTCGCCAGCCTCGACGATGCCAGCGGCATCAAGGACGGCAAGACCATCACCCTTTGGGCAGAGCACGCGGCCTTGCACCAGTTCAACGCCGAAACCACCCAGCGTATTGCCACGCAATAG